Below is a genomic region from Rosa chinensis cultivar Old Blush chromosome 5, RchiOBHm-V2, whole genome shotgun sequence.
aaaatttaacaaaaacatGTTCTTGCTCAATCAATCATATCTTTTACTGGGCACTAAAGCTTTTATTCAATAAAACACTATTTTTATTTCTACTTTTTTGATAATTTACATTCTTTCTGCTAGAGTCAAAGGAAGCCTTTTGATGTTTATGAATATCCTTGAAATGAGCAATCTGTTTCTAATCATTTATTGGAGATTGTTTTAGAGACTTAATATTTTAAAGGGTGTAATTAATAGTTGGAGGATATATCTGCATATAAAAAGCAATTCATTTAGGGTGAAGTTCTTCAATGCTCTGCTAGTTCTAATCCCATAGCACATTCTTTGAAAGCTCCTCTTCGTATCATCAATGAATTAATTGTAAAACGATTCATTTCTGTTTTGATGTATTTATTTCTGTATTTAATTGGATTGCATTACTAAATTGTTGCAGTCAGGGAAAGTGTATCTTCAAAGGTCCAGTGTTGTTTCAGTACCAGATCATCAAAGCCACACCAATCCCACAGTTCCAAAGATGCAAGACTTGAACTTTCCGCCATCACCATCCTCGAAAACCCCGTTGAATCTCTTTGATGATACGAGTGCTAGCCTTGAATTGAAGCTAGTATCCTCATCCTCGTCGCCACCACCTCCGCAGCCCTCTTCTTGCAATTTCCAGAGTCTGTGCACTTTGGACAAAGTAAAGTCTGCACTCGAAAGGGCCGAGAGAGAACCTATCAAGAAGCGTGCTACTTCTTTGTGGAAGTCTTCATTGTCATCCTCACCGTCTTACTCATCGTCATCGTCTTCCATTAAGGAAACTCAAGAGGAGGACAGTGAATTTTCATCTCCATTTGCAGCAGGGTGTCCTGGCTGCTTGTCATATGTACTCATAATGAGAAATAACCCGAAATGTCCTAGGTGCAATTCGCTGATTCCATTGCCAATGACAAAGAAAGCTCGGATTGATCTCAACAGAACAAACTGAGAGGAAGGCGATTGTTTATGCTTCACATCATTTTTGTATATGATATCTACAATATATTAGTCTTTTCCTTGAAGAATAGATCAGCTGGTAGTTTGTTATAGAAGAAGAGTTCATGTACATTCAGAAAGGGTTGGTTGTTTTCTCTAGTAAGATTTATGGTACTTCTAGTAGCTTATGCCTTTGTAACTAAATGGATGCCAATCTACTAGTTTTCCTTGAAGTCTCAAATTTTGAAAGATTTGCATGTTACAAATGGGTTGACACAAAATTGGCAAACAAATCTAACGTTGCTTAGGTGACAAGAAATTGGCAAAATACATGCTCGAATTTCAACAGAACTTGGCTTGGCCCTATAATTTGTCTAATCAAAATTCGATTTCAAATTTCTTAAAGATAGCTCAACTGTGTTGAATGCTCTGCATTCAAATGACATTAATCTTGTGAGAGATGGATTGCTATTGAAGTTTCAATCTTACACTGCAGAACTTGATCTTGAAGCTATAGGAAGGTATAGGCTATAATGGCACATAATGTCATATGCTGAGGTGATGTAAATGCACTTCAATTCCTGAAAAACTTAAATCTCTTTTAATGAACAACCCAGGTTGCAGCTGTCActtccaaaataaaaatatcgTGCTCTTTCACCTACCCCATTTCCAATTTGCCCATTCCTACACCTATatatttgcatttttttttttttgtacctttTAGATTCTTGGTTGATCTTGTTTCTTCAAGTTCAAGAAATCGACTGGGAAGAGATCTATAGTACCGACGTGCATTTGCATCAACAAAAATGGACGACTAGATAACATCAAGTGtctttttttgttattaaaaaaaaatgtttgctACAAATATCAAGGGCTGAGATCACCTAATAAGTGCTGCATCACTTACATTGTCTGTGCATAGAAGAGTTTTCGCTCTCCTGCCAGTGAGTTGTGGCCTATTGGtgaattataattccaacattataAAAGTGATAGGTTcgattctcactgacatatgtaagggtggggtgGAATAAGAGTGTTCACCACGGCTGCTATAAATCGTATCAACTCTCATCGAGTAATTTCAACATCTTCAAGGGTTTGAAGTCAAGATTACCACCCATAATGCACACATGTTTTGACCCTTCATTTTGGCCAACATATCTActcattcattttcttttaattttgagTCCTTTCACAAAGCAAAATTAAGTCCCCATTAGTTCCTCACCTACTGTTGCGTCCCTCATTACGCTAGTACTGAGCATCATTTATCCAGAAAAAATAACACACACTGGAGCAAACTTTGCTCCAAAATTGATTAAGGAGTACGTAGGAGAGGTACAAAATTCAGGTTAGGCCTATAAATGCCTACCATGAGCATTGATGCCTTATTAAATATATGCATCCTCTTCCTGACTaccttataaatatatattctgatttttcatgtatcatttaaaaaaaaatttggatatGAATTAATTTACAATAAAGAGTTCTGCCTAATTAAGGAAACCCATTAATCACAGATTGTGACTTGTATCCATGCATCTTGAACTTTATATGGGGGGGTTTCATTTTTTCAATGTAGTAGCCAACCTATTCATTAACTCCCATGAATAAGACATCGGTGGGTTGTGATTATAATGAGGAGGATGGTGACGTGAaagaaatatatttataaaagaaaaaggaaaaaaagaaaaaagaaatgtagTTGTACCCTATAAATGTTTGAAAATAGCATTCAACTAGAATTTGTCAAACTGATGAGTTTAATGGCTCCTGCATGAAGCTAATTATGGGCATTTAGTagaccaattcattaatatacCTAACATACATTAAATGTTGAATTTAATTTCATCATCCTCCTAAAAGTTTTTGCCTACCTACCTTCTTATtaattttcttctgtttttttttcttacatttttttttttttttataatttgagATTTTATTTTCTACTGTGATCTCAGCCTACCTCGATCATTCTCCCCCCTTCCCTCAATAATTCCAGAAAGCTGACAATTAATGTTGAAACCCAATCCCATTACACTATATTGGCATTATATCTAAACGCAAACACAAACTGTCTTGGATCTATATGTGCATTTGAGTCATGTATTTCACATCTAGTTGACTAGTTCTTTGTAGGGTTAGAGTCTTAGCCTCTCGATCTTGTTTGTAGGTGGCAATAAGAAAGGCCTACATCTGAGCCCCTGACCTTGGACCCTTGATGTTGTTATGTCACTTACAAATCGCAAGTTGTTAGTATTCCAATTATAATATTACGATATAACATTGCATGTATAATTTAAATAGgagaaattactggtcactccctaTACTTTTAGGGCGTTAACAGTTCAATCCTTACTATCCTAATTTTAACAAGTTACTCCtcaaacattcaaatttcacacaatgtGATCTAAAATTACTATTTTACCCCTCATTTCatcttttatatataaatatatctttatatatatttaccCCTCATTTCATcttttatatatacatatatatatatatatatataaaaccttATATATATTTACCCCTCATttcatcttttatatatatatatatatatatatatatatataactttataTATAGTTACCCCTCACttcatcttatatatatatatatatatttatataaatttatatataatatatatacatatatatatataatttatacatatatatacatttatatatatataatatacatatatatatattta
It encodes:
- the LOC112165622 gene encoding uncharacterized protein LOC112165622 gives rise to the protein MAAEVSSLFRVLSGYNDDQQHLSMGSESSGEKSTALITRDLLGGGSSSCSKLSNESQELDLDLQVPNGYEKRLDLKSGKVYLQRSSVVSVPDHQSHTNPTVPKMQDLNFPPSPSSKTPLNLFDDTSASLELKLVSSSSSPPPPQPSSCNFQSLCTLDKVKSALERAEREPIKKRATSLWKSSLSSSPSYSSSSSSIKETQEEDSEFSSPFAAGCPGCLSYVLIMRNNPKCPRCNSLIPLPMTKKARIDLNRTN